Proteins encoded in a region of the Onychostoma macrolepis isolate SWU-2019 chromosome 20, ASM1243209v1, whole genome shotgun sequence genome:
- the tmem151ba gene encoding transmembrane protein 151B — MSPAAPVTDSSAVDVLREQTDAPREAQRPVKQSLSKSLCRDSHWKCLLLSLLMYCCMIAMTWCQVTKVTRLTFDSAFKGKSMLYHDSPCSNGYIYIPVAFLVMLYVVYLVECWHCYSRKELQFKVDLESVGERVQRMQQATPCIWWKAISYHYIRRTRQVTRYRNGDAYTTTQVYHERVNTHVAEAEFDYGNCGVKDISKHLTGLEGFPVTKLRFTKCFSFANVESENSYLTQRARFFTENEGLDDYMEAREGMHLKNVEFKEYMLAFADPDRLPWYASQCSFWLAAALTLSWPLRVLTEYRTAYVHYHVEKLFGFDYVAVTPLDERPFCRHIPRVNTIDSTELEWHIRSNQQLVPSYSEAVLMDLAQQSSCNTFSPRGIGAAGGNGFGGYRQNCERCHRSISSSSIFSRSALSICNSSSPRLPFSGSRFSLGRLYGSRRSCLWRSRSSSLNDPSCPTESTRCLADQSANEESPPSPPAYQDALYFPVLIIHRNEGCAGHDHHSLHRNASCVETSL; from the exons ATGTCTCCAGCGGCTCCGGTAACGGACAGCAGCGCCGTTGATGTCCTCCGCGAGCAGACGGACGCGCCGCGGGAAGCG CAACGACCCGTAAAGCAGTCTTTGAGCAAGTCCCTGTGCCGCGACTCGCACTGGAAATGCCTTCTACTCTCACTGCTGATGTACTGCTGCATGATCGCGATGACCTGGTGCCAGGTCACAAAGGTCACGCGCCTCACCTTCGACAGCGCTTTCAAGGGCAAGTCCATGCTGTACCACGACAGTCCCTGTTCCAACGGCTACATCTACATCCCGGTGGCCTTCCTCGTCATGCTCTACGTGGTTTACCTGGTGGAGTGTTGGCACTGCTACTCGCGCAAAGAACTCCAGTTTAAAGTAGACCTGGAGAGCGTCGGCGAGCGCGTGCAACGCATGCAACAAGCCACGCCGTGCATCTGGTGGAAGGCTATAAGCTACCATTACATACGCCGGACGAGACAAGTGACGCGGTATCGCAACGGCGACGCCTACACGACCACGCAGGTTTACCACGAGCGCGTCAACACGCACGTCGCGGAGGCCGAGTTCGATTACGGGAACTGTGGGGTTAAAGACATTTCGAAACACCTCACAGGACTGGAAGGCTTTCCGGTGACCAAGCTGCGCTTCACTAAGTGCTTTAGTTTCGCCAATGTCGAGTCCGAGAACTCCTATTTGACGCAAAGAGCACGGTTCTTCACCGAGAACGAAGGACTGGATGATTATATGGAAGCGCGTGAAGGGATGCATCTAAAAAACGTCGAGTTTAAGGAATACATGCTTGCTTTTGCGGATCCGGATCGCTTGCCGTGGTATGCGTCGCAGTGCAGCTTCTGGTTGGCGGCGGCGTTGACTTTATCCTGGCCATTGCGGGTCTTGACGGAATACCGCACGGCGTACGTTCACTATCACGTGGAGAAGCTTTTCGGATTCGACTACGTCGCTGTTACACCACTGGATGAGCGTCCGTTTTGCCGCCACATCCCACGGGTCAACACCATCGACAGCACAGAGCTCGAGTGGCACATTCGCTCCAACCAACAGCTCGTTCCCAGTTACTCTGAAGCTGTGCTTATGGATCTGGCGCAGCAGTCCAGTTGCAATACGTTCTCGCCGCGTGGCATTGGCGCAGCCGGAGGAAATGGCTTCGGAGGATATCGGCAGAACTGCGAACGCTGCCATCGGTCCATAAGCAGCTCGTCGATTTTCTCGCGCAGCGCGTTGAGCATCTGCAACAGCAGCAGTCCGCGTTTGCCTTTCAGCGGAAGCCGGTTCTCTCTAGGCCGTTTGTATGGCTCGCGTCGCAGCTGTCTCTGGCGAAGTCGCAGCAGTAGCCTGAACGATCCCAGCTGTCCGACGGAAAGCACGCGATGCCTGGCCGATCAATCGGCCAATGAGGAGAGCCCACCTTCTCCGCCGGCCTATCAGGACGCACTATATTTTCCCGTACTGATTATTCACCGCAACGAGGGCTGTGCCGGTCACGACCACCATTCGCTGCACCGTAATGCATCCTGCGTGGAGACTTCGTTATAG
- the slc35b2 gene encoding adenosine 3'-phospho 5'-phosphosulfate transporter 1 — translation MPLFPWSSCWCAALCVLPSVFADAGDASLLGGWQDVWLFRLFLNVLGYATIIIPGYFLISYFKRINYLETGRGLCFPVIKTCVFGNESKTGLLDDASPAARNESESSSSTRQAVKLIFCAAGLQVSYLTWGVLQERVMTRSYGATEVEGSGERFKDSQFLVFMNRILALTVSGLWCVLFKQPRHGAPMYKYSFASLSNILSSWCQYEALKYISFPTQVLAKASKVIPVMLMGKIVSHKSYEYWEYLTAILISLGVSMFLLSSSTSKHPSTVTTFSGVVILGGYIVFDSFTSNWQDNLFKYKMSSVQMMFGVNLFSCLFTVGSLLEQGAFFDSLAFMMRYSEFAMHAVLLSVCSAFGQLFIFYTISQFGAAVFTIIMTLRQAIAILLSCFLYGHAVTLVGGLGVAVVFLALFLRIYARSRVKKSSKRAVQTPVQKV, via the exons ATGCCTCTGTTTCCATGGAG TTCGTGTTGGTGTGCAGCGCTGTGCGTTCTGCCGTCTGTGTTTGCTGACGCTGGAGACGCTTCACTGCTGGGCGGCTGGCAGGACGTGTGGCTCTTCCGCTTGTTCCTCAATGTTTTGGGCTATGCCACCATCATCATCCCTGGATATTTTCTCATCAGCTACTTCAAACGAATCAACTATCTTGAAACAG GTCGTGGGCTTTGCTTTCCTGTCATAAAGACGTGTGTGTTTGGGAATGAATCTAAGACTGGACTGCTGGATGATGCTTCACCTGCGGCCAGAAACGAGTCTGAATCCAGTTCATCTACTCGACAGGCCGTCAAACTCATCTTCTGTGCTGCTGGACTCCAG GTGTCGTACCTGACGTGGGGTGTTCTTCAGGAGCGGGTGATGACGCGCTCGTACGGTGCGACCGAGGTGGAAGGCAGCGGCGAGCGCTTCAAAGACTCTCAGTTTCTGGTGTTCATGAACCGGATCCTGGCGCTGACGGTGTCCGGTCTGTGGTGCGTCCTGTTCAAACAGCCCCGTCACGGTGCGCCCATGTACAAATACTCCTTCGCTTCACTGTCCAACATCCTCAGCAGCTGGTGCCAGTATGAAGCGCTCAAATACATCAGCTTTCCCACACAG GTTCTGGCCAAGGCCTCTAAGGTGATCCCCGTGATGCTGATGGGCAAGATCGTGTCGCACAAGAGCTACGAGTACTGGGAGTACTTAACGGCCATCCTGATCTCGCTGGGCGTCAGCATGTTCCTGCTCTCCAGCTCCACCAGCAAACACCCGTCCACAGTCACCACCTTCTCCGGCGTCGTCATCCTTGGCGGATACATCGTCTTCGACAGCTTCACCTCCAACTGGCAAGACAACCTGTTCAAGTACAAGATGTCGTCGGTGCAGATGATGTTCGGCGTCAATCTCTTCTCGTGTCTCTTCACGGTGGGCTCTCTGCTGGAACAGGGTGCCTTCTTCGACTCGCTGGCCTTCATGATGCGGTACTCGGAGTTTGCGATGCACGCCGTGCTTCTGTCGGTTTGCTCCGCCTTCGGTCAGCTCTTCATCTTCTACACCATCTCACAGTTCGGGGCGGCCGTCTTCACCATCATCATGACTCTGCGGCAGGCCATCGCCATCCTCTTGTCTTGCTTCCTCTATGGTCACGCCGTCACCCTGGTGGGCGGCTTGGGCGTAGCCGTGGTCTTCCTCGCCCTCTTCCTGCGCATCTACGCCCGCAGCCGCGTGAAGAAGAGCAGCAAGCGGGCCGTGCAGACGCCCGTTCAGAAGGTTTAA
- the nfkbie gene encoding NF-kappa-B inhibitor epsilon, with the protein MERSGGEKQGKLDFDESRIDSGIDSYKSISREQDGSSDSSEDKDKSCATDERLDSAYVSSSLTVDSLGDFIEKCSVSECESATDCEYTEEEVNFLTTVTEDGDTILHLAIIHEEECFARQLMELFPPDLMDIQNNLYQTPLHLATYLNQPTVVKGLVEKRVSLELQDQEGNTSLHVACEHGFWDCANEMIHNASPSKLANVLEAQNWRGLTCLHVATLHKHHRLLRLLMKSGVDLNIQEGTSGKTALHMAVELHDLTAVNLLLNKGVNVDAAMFNGCTALHLAVGRQDAAIANLLCQAGADKMIRNMEDETALDLADGNDDILALFPFDDIQIMGRTVMNFS; encoded by the exons ATGGAGCGAAGTGGCGGCGAGAAACAAGGCAAACTCGATTTCGACGAAAGTCGGATTGACTCCGGAATCGACTCGTACAAATCAATATCCAGAGAACAGGACGGGAGTTCAGACAGCTCTGAGGATAAAGATAAAAGCTGTGCTACAGACGAGAGACTGGACTCTGCTTACGTCTCTTCATCGTTAACTGTGGACAGTTTGGGGGATTTTATCGAGAAATGCAGCGTTTCTGAATGTGAAAGCGCGACGGACTGTGAATACACTGAAGAGGAAGTCAATTTCTTAACCACTGTTACAGAAGATGGAGACAC GATTCTCCATTTGGCCATAATCCACGAAGAGGAATGTTTTGCACGTCAATTGATGGAACTGTTTCCTCCAGATCTGATGGATATTCAGAACAACTTGTATCAG ACGCCGTTGCATCTGGCCACATACTTGAACCAGCCCACCGTAGTGAAGGGTCTTGTAGAGAAGAGGGTCTCACTGGAGCTCCAGGACCAGGAGGGAAACACCTCTCTCCATGTGGCGTGTGAGCACGGATTCTGGGATTGTGCCAATGAGATGATCCACAACGCCTCGCCCAGCAAACTCGCCAACGTGCTGGAAGCACAGAACTGGAGAG GTCTGACGTGTCTCCACGTGGCCACGCTGCACAAGCATCATCGTCTCCTGCGGCTGCTGATGAAGAGCGGCGTGGATCTGAACATCCAG GAGGGGACGAGCGGGAAGACGGCGTTACACATGGCGGTGGAGCTGCACGACTTGACGGCGGTGAACCTGCTGCTCAACAAAGGGGTCAACGTAGACGCCGCCATGTTCAACGGCTGCACCGCGCTGCATCTGGCCGTGGGCCGGCAGGACGCCGCCATCGCCAACCTCCTGTGCCAGGCTGGAGCCGACAAGATGATCAGAAACATGGAGGACGAGACGGCCCTGGATCTAGCCGACGGCAACGATGAT ATTTTGGCCTTGTTCCCCTTCGATGACATTCAGATCATGGGCAGGACTGTCATGAACTTCTCCTGA